CACAACAAAGGTCCAACCCGCAAAGGCATACGACTGCGGAAAGTACACCACCACGGAGTCTGCGAGTCCCATCGCCTCCATCGATTCCTGGGTGACAAATCCGAGGGCACGCATGGCGCCGTCAGCCGTCATCGACACGAGCACGGGCTTGTCGAAGCGCCGCTTCTCGCCAACAAAGGCGTTCAATAAGTCTTTCGTTGCGGAGTAGACGAGCCGCACCAGCGGCAAGCGTCCCATCAGTCCTTCAAAGCCGGTCAACGCGGTGCGCGTGAGGAGGCTTGTGCCGAGGAATCCAACGGCGATCACCATCAGAATCGTGGCCACGAACCCGGCCCCGGGCACCGAGAGGCCCAGCCAGCTATCGAGCCGGCGGAAGAGCTGCCAGAATATCCATCCGGTGACCACTAAAGGGACGGTGATCAGCAAACCCTGCACGAACCATTTGAGCAGTCGCGTCATCGTGGGGCACCCGTGGGGGAAACAGCGCCGCAAGCAAGGCGCGCGTACATTCATCATCGGCCGCGGTACTATCGGCGAGGACGGCAGTCGTGGCACATGGAGTGCCGGCGCCCGCAGACGCCACCGCGGCAGGGTGGAACGTTGGTGCAACATAACCCGAACGAGGTCGAATGATGAGAGTGCTCGCCTCCCGCCTCGCCGCCGCTGCGGTGACTGCCGTCTTGGCCGCGGTCGCCCCACTAGCTGCGCAATCGGCGAAGAAGCCCATCACGCAGGACACCTATGATCTGTGGCGCTCCATCTCCGGCGCCACACTCTCCGCCGACGGCAAGTGGGCGATGTACACCGTCTCGCCGGTTG
This region of Gemmatimonadota bacterium genomic DNA includes:
- a CDS encoding DUF502 domain-containing protein, with protein sequence MTRLLKWFVQGLLITVPLVVTGWIFWQLFRRLDSWLGLSVPGAGFVATILMVIAVGFLGTSLLTRTALTGFEGLMGRLPLVRLVYSATKDLLNAFVGEKRRFDKPVLVSMTADGAMRALGFVTQESMEAMGLADSVVVYFPQSYAFAGWTFVVPASRVTPLGADSADVMAFVVSGGVTDIPHLLSRS